In Chroicocephalus ridibundus chromosome 4, bChrRid1.1, whole genome shotgun sequence, one genomic interval encodes:
- the ZFP36L1 gene encoding mRNA decay activator protein ZFP36L1, translated as MSTALVSPTIFDLSEVLCKSNKMLNYSPSGVGGCLLDRKAVGTPAGGGFPRRHSVTLPNSKFHQNQLLSSLKGEPAPMLGPRESRFRDRSFSEGGERLLQQKQPGGQVNSSRYKTELCRPFEENGACKYGDKCQFAHGIHELRSLTRHPKYKTELCRTFHTIGFCPYGPRCHFIHNAEERRAVAGGREPAVTDRPRLQHSFSFAGFPSTAASGLLDSPTSITPPPMLSADDLLGSPTLPDCASNPFTFSSQELVSLFAPSIGVQVPSGSSPTTFLFRPMSESPNMFDSPPSPQDSLSDQEGYLSSSSSSHSGSDSPILDTSRRLPIFSRLSISDD; from the exons ATGTCCACAGCCCTGGTGTCGCCCACCATCTTCGACCTGAGCGAAGTTTTATGCAAG AGCAACAAGATGTTGAATTACAGCCCCTCGGGTGTCGGCGGGTGCCTGCTGGACAGGAAGGCGGTGGGCACCCCGGCCGGCGGGGGTTTCCCTAGGAGGCACTCTGTCACCCTGCCCAACTCCAAGTTTCACCAGAACCAGCTCCTCAGCAGCCTGAAAGGGGAGCCGGCTCCCATGCTGGGCCCCCGGGAAAGCCGCTTCCGGGACCGCTCCTTCTCCGAGGGTGGCGAGCgcctgctgcagcagaagcagcccgGGGGACAGGTCAACTCCAGCCGCTACAAGACGGAGCTGTGCCGCCCCTTCGAGGAGAACGGCGCCTGCAAGTACGGCGACAAGTGCCAGTTCGCCCACGGCATCCACGAGCTGCGGAGCCTCACCCGCCACCCCAAGTACAAGACCGAGCTCTGCCGCACTTTCCACACCATCGGCTTCTGCCCCTACGGGCCGCGCTGCCACTTCATCCACAACGCGGAGGAGCGGCGGGCCGTGGCGGGCGGCCGGGAGCCCGCCGTCACTGACAGACCCCGCCTGCAGCACAGCTTCAGCTTCGCCggcttccccagcactgctgccagcGGGCTGCTGGACAGCCCCACTTCCATCACCCCGCCGCCCATGCTGAGTGCCGACGACCTGCTGGGCTCCCCCACCTTGCCTGACTGCGCCAGCAACCccttcaccttctccagccaGGAGCTGGTCAGTCTCTTTGCCCCCAGCATAGGGGTGCAGGTGCCCAGCGGGAGCTCCCCCACCACCTTCTTGTTCAGGCCCATGTCCGAGTCCCCCAACATGTTTGACTCGCCACCCAGTCCTCAGGACTCCCTCTCTGATCAGGAGGGCTatctgagcagctccagcagcagccacagcggCTCAGATTCCCCTATCCTGGACACCTCAAGACGTCTTCCCATCTTCAGCAGACTCTCCATCTCCGACGACTAA